Proteins encoded within one genomic window of Ranitomeya variabilis isolate aRanVar5 chromosome 4, aRanVar5.hap1, whole genome shotgun sequence:
- the LOC143767100 gene encoding uncharacterized protein LOC143767100, whose amino-acid sequence MAPFVPPVATLLPDASFCGVQTAQGEDLIHINTTETYVRGDKRCKEKIPTYDNPVTLVHGSRLFTFHLFTLSDDCTRRSEGQLTSSVFKSDELEIPQDTIEVNTITPDIPSSLHSKDLPSDPLKQVLSSDSLSTTKENKNHTISIKKLTTPKSKKLFSPSEYGNHFTLEKSFPKPQKSHTAENRFSCSKCGNCFNRKSDLDSHKSSHTGEKPFSCSECGKCFADKSTLGKHQRSHKEKPFSCSECGKCFLVKSTLLRHHSTHTGEKPFSCSECGKGFNQKSNLLIHQRTHTGEKPFSCSECGKCFADKSTLGKHQRSHKEEKPFSCSECGKCFSQKSALLIHQRTHTGEKPFSCSECGKCFADKSTLGKHQRSHKEEKPFSCSECGKGYKRKSTLLIHQRTHTGEKPFSCSECGKCFSRKERLDGHQKSHTGKKLYSCSECGKCFAIKSTLLSHHRTHTGEKAFSCSECWKCFNQKSGLLIHQRSHTGEKPFSCSECGKCFADKSTLGKHQRSHKKEKPFSCSECGKCYLVKSTLLRHHSTHTGEKPFSCSECGKCFLAKSTLLRHHSTHTGEKPFSCSECGKCFNRKFTLNYHQRIHTGEKLFSCSECGKGFNQKSYLLIHQRTHTGEKPFSCSECGKCFADKSILGKHQRSHKEEKPFSCSECGKCFSQKSALLIHQRTHTGEKPFSCSECGKCFADKSILGKHQRSHKEEKPFSCSECGKCFSQKSALLIHQRTHTGEKPFSCSECGKCFADKSTLGKHQRSHKEEKPFSCSECGKGYKQKSTLNKHQRSHIGEKPF is encoded by the coding sequence ATgattgtaccaggagatcagagggacagctgacatcttcagtttttaaatcagacgagcttgagatcccacaggatacgatTGAAGTGAATacaattactccagatataccatcatcccttcacagcaaagatctaccatctgatcctttgaaacaggtcctgtcttctgattcattatcgactactaaggaaaataaaaatcacacaataagcattaaaaaactaaCCACTCCTAAATCAAAGAAGCTATTTTCACCTTCAGAATATGGAAACCATTTTACCCTCGAAAAGTCTTTCCCTAAACCTCAAAAAAGTCACACAGCGGAGaacagattttcttgttccaaatgTGGAAactgttttaaccggaaatcagatCTTGATAGTCAcaagagcagtcacacaggggagaagccattttcctgttcagaatgtgggaaatgttttgcagacaaatcaactcttggtaaacatcagagaagtcacaaagagaagcctttttcatgttcagaatgtgggaaatgttttttggtTAAATCAACTCTTCTTAGGCACCATagcactcacacaggggagaagcctttttcatgttcagaatgtgggaaaggttttaaccagaaatcaaatcttcttattcatcagagaacccacacaggggaaaagcctttttcctgttcagaatgtgggaaatgttttgcagacaaatcaactcttggtaaacatcagagaagtcacaaagaggagaagcctttttcatgttcagaatgtgggaaatgttttagccagaaatcagctcttcttattcatcagagaacccacacaggggagaagcctttttcctgttcagaatgtgggaaatgttttgcagacaaatcaactcttggtaaacatcagagaagtcacaaagaggagaagcctttttcatgttctgaatgtgggaaaggttATAAGCGGAAATCAACTCTTCTTattcatcagagaacccacacaggggagaagcctttttcctgttcagaatgtgggaaatgttttagccggaaAGAGCGTCTTGATGGCCACCAGAAATCTCACACAGGGAAAAAGCtttattcctgttcagaatgtgggaaatgttttgcgatTAAATCAACTCTTCTTAGTCAtcacagaacccacacaggggagaaggctttttcatgttcagaatgttggaaatgttttaaccagaaatcaggacttcttattcatcagagaagccacactggggagaagccattttcctgttcagaatgtgggaaatgttttgcagacaaatcaactcttggtaaacatcagagaagtcacaaaaaggagaagcctttttcatgttcagaatgtgggaaatgttatttggttAAATCAACTCTTCTTAGGCACCATagcactcacacaggggagaagcctttttcatgttcagaatgtgggaaatgttttttggcTAAATCAACTCTTCTTAGGCACCATagcactcacacaggggagaagcctttttcatgttcagaatgtgggaaatgttttaaccggaaatttaCTCTTAATTATCATCAGAGaatccatacaggggagaagcttttttcatgttcagaatgtgggaaaggttttaaccagaaatcatatcttcttattcatcagagaacccacacaggggaaaagcctttttcctgttcagaatgtgggaaatgttttgcagacaaATCAATTCTTggtaaacatcagagaagtcacaaagaggagaagcctttttcatgttcagaatgtgggaaatgttttagccagaaatcagctcttcttattcatcagagaacccacacaggggagaagcctttttcctgttcagaatgtgggaaatgttttgcagacaaATCAATTCTTggtaaacatcagagaagtcacaaagaggagaagcctttttcatgttcagaatgtgggaaatgttttagccagaaatcagctcttcttattcatcagagaacccacacaggggagaagcctttttcctgttcagaatgtgggaaatgttttgcagacaaatcaactcttggtaaacatcagagaagtcacaaagaggagaagcctttttcatgttcagaatgtgggaaaggttataAGCAGAAATCAactcttaataaacatcagagaagccacataggggagaagcccttttaa